In a genomic window of bacterium:
- a CDS encoding phosphatase PAP2 family protein, which yields MWVALGLSVVCAALVWPARDRTTVRRGRGRFAPLFRGTGRHWRRNYGRRAFLRLGGALVAAGVLAYSGADEAIEGFHRRRVRSAGTDRAAHVLKFCGERFWFVNWLLVGAVDAWWRSTAFSRWGRANFEAMVVGLPTLWTVQRGLGANRPSSDDGSPRWRPLHAANSASGHTFMSAVPWLNLAARTGSVPVGAVARAASVLTGWSRLNDRKHYPSQILLGWVIAANAVDAVQGGSGRAPATTPGEGSETS from the coding sequence GTGTGGGTGGCGCTCGGACTCTCGGTGGTGTGCGCGGCGTTGGTCTGGCCCGCCCGGGACCGCACGACCGTGCGGCGGGGACGGGGGCGGTTCGCGCCCCTGTTCCGCGGCACCGGCCGCCACTGGCGCCGCAACTACGGGCGGCGGGCGTTCCTGCGCCTCGGCGGGGCCCTGGTCGCCGCAGGGGTGCTGGCCTACTCGGGCGCCGACGAGGCCATCGAGGGCTTCCACCGGCGCCGCGTGCGGTCGGCGGGCACCGATCGCGCGGCCCACGTGCTGAAGTTCTGTGGCGAGCGGTTCTGGTTCGTCAACTGGCTCCTCGTCGGGGCCGTCGACGCCTGGTGGCGCAGCACGGCGTTCAGCCGCTGGGGCCGGGCGAACTTCGAGGCCATGGTGGTCGGCCTGCCCACCCTGTGGACGGTGCAGCGCGGCCTGGGGGCGAACCGGCCCTCGTCCGACGACGGCAGCCCGCGCTGGCGGCCGCTGCACGCGGCCAATTCGGCGAGCGGGCACACGTTCATGTCGGCGGTGCCCTGGCTCAACCTGGCCGCCCGCACGGGATCGGTTCCCGTCGGCGCCGTGGCCCGCGCGGCCTCGGTGCTGACCGGCTGGTCGCGCCTGAACGACCGCAAGCACTACCCGTCCCAGATCCTGCTGGGGTGGGTCATCGCCGCCAACGCCGTCGACGCGGTGCAGGGCGGATCCGGCCGGGCCCCGGCGACGACGCCCGGCGAAGGAAGCGAGACATCATGA
- a CDS encoding NAD(P)/FAD-dependent oxidoreductase, whose product MDLDVTVIGGGIVGCAVAAEQVARGRTTVLLEMESGLARATTSRNSEVSHGGMYYPTGSLKARFCVAGRRLMKEFCLAHGVGYNECGKLIVAVEPAETPNLERLLALGQANGVEDLRLIDGAELARLEPEVKAVAALHSPRTGVLDAEGAAKAFAAAATRGGGQVMTGARATALARIPGGWQVTVAPVGPGRTEGWTHTSRWVVNAAGLWADRVAALAGIDVAGRGWDLHPTKGNYFAIADAHAGRVQRLIYPVPPADGTSLGVHVCLDLGGRLKLGPDLQKYDHDLRDAAGGPAGIDLDYSVDPARAESFFRGARRFLPWLEPDDLVPDMSGLRPKLDTTKLVDFVVQREDEDDFAGMVNLIGIESPGLTSAPALARHVADLIDEADG is encoded by the coding sequence TTGGACCTGGATGTGACAGTCATCGGGGGCGGCATCGTCGGCTGCGCCGTCGCCGCGGAGCAGGTGGCGCGGGGCCGGACGACCGTGCTGCTGGAGATGGAGAGCGGCCTGGCGCGGGCCACGACCTCGCGCAACAGCGAGGTCAGCCACGGCGGCATGTACTACCCCACCGGTTCGCTGAAGGCGCGCTTCTGCGTGGCCGGACGGCGGCTCATGAAGGAGTTCTGCCTCGCCCATGGCGTGGGATACAACGAGTGCGGCAAGCTCATCGTGGCGGTCGAACCGGCGGAGACGCCGAACCTCGAGCGTCTGCTCGCCCTCGGCCAGGCCAACGGGGTGGAGGATCTGCGCCTGATCGACGGCGCCGAACTGGCCCGGCTCGAACCCGAGGTCAAGGCTGTCGCGGCGTTGCACTCGCCGCGCACGGGCGTGCTCGACGCCGAAGGCGCGGCCAAGGCTTTCGCCGCCGCCGCGACGCGGGGCGGCGGGCAGGTCATGACCGGCGCGCGGGCCACGGCCCTGGCGCGGATCCCGGGCGGCTGGCAGGTCACGGTCGCGCCGGTGGGCCCGGGGCGCACCGAGGGCTGGACCCACACCTCCCGCTGGGTCGTCAACGCCGCGGGCCTGTGGGCCGACCGGGTGGCGGCCCTCGCGGGCATCGACGTGGCGGGCCGGGGCTGGGACCTCCATCCGACCAAGGGCAACTACTTCGCCATCGCCGACGCCCACGCCGGCCGGGTGCAGCGGCTGATCTATCCGGTGCCGCCCGCCGACGGCACCAGCCTGGGCGTGCACGTGTGCCTCGACCTCGGCGGCCGCCTGAAGCTCGGCCCCGACCTGCAGAAGTACGACCACGACCTGCGCGACGCGGCGGGCGGTCCGGCGGGCATCGACCTGGACTACAGCGTCGATCCGGCCCGGGCGGAGTCGTTCTTCCGGGGCGCGCGCCGCTTCCTGCCCTGGCTCGAACCCGATGACCTCGTGCCCGACATGTCGGGCCTGCGGCCGAAGCTCGACACGACGAAGCTGGTCGATTTCGTGGTGCAGCGGGAGGACGAAGACGACTTCGCCGGAATGGTGAACCTGATCGGCATCGAGTCGCCGGGACTGACCTCGGCGCCGGCCCTGGCCCGCCACGTGGCGGATCTGATCGACGAGGCGGACGGCTGA
- a CDS encoding DUF255 domain-containing protein, with the protein MTNLRRRLLPVLLLVLAAFTVVRADEEPDNRFVDWLSYNEALATGQGRQVPILLHFMAGWSDAHRRMMRETYTDPKVVRYLNENFAVAQVDIERLPSLAKKFKVESVPTVWFLDADGRPLTAVNGEVGPEKMLRITEYVNKKIYLHTDYQTWLDKRRGR; encoded by the coding sequence ATGACGAACCTGCGCCGCCGGCTCCTGCCGGTCCTGCTGCTGGTGCTGGCCGCCTTCACGGTGGTCCGGGCCGACGAGGAACCGGACAACCGCTTCGTGGACTGGCTGAGCTACAACGAGGCCCTCGCCACGGGGCAGGGCCGGCAGGTGCCGATCCTGCTGCACTTCATGGCCGGCTGGTCGGACGCGCACCGCCGCATGATGCGCGAGACCTACACGGACCCCAAGGTCGTGCGCTACCTCAACGAGAACTTCGCCGTGGCGCAGGTGGACATCGAGCGCCTCCCGTCGCTGGCGAAGAAGTTCAAGGTCGAGTCGGTGCCCACGGTGTGGTTCCTCGACGCCGACGGCCGCCCCCTGACCGCGGTGAACGGCGAGGTGGGGCCCGAGAAGATGCTGCGCATCACCGAGTACGTGAACAAGAAGATCTACCTGCACACCGACTACCAGACCTGGCTGGACAAGCGCCGGGGCCGCTGA
- a CDS encoding RluA family pseudouridine synthase → MFRASPAAFVPHREVAELHVIHEDNHLLVVAKPAGLLAQGDRSGDPTLVDAAAAYLREKYAKPGNVYVGLVHRLDRNTSGVMVLARTSKAAGRLSAQFRDDTVRKIYLAVVEGGPPESRGEARAWLAAKGDHEGMTRACTAPFDGARPAHLRYDVREAAGGFALVEVRPVTGRRHQIRAQMALLGCPLLGDVKYGARLRLPDHRVALHALALEIAHPVGGAPLRFEAPVPADWPWPDPASKARER, encoded by the coding sequence ATATTCAGGGCATCCCCTGCCGCGTTCGTCCCGCACCGCGAGGTCGCCGAGCTGCACGTCATCCACGAAGACAACCACCTGCTGGTCGTGGCCAAACCCGCCGGCCTGCTGGCCCAGGGCGACCGCAGCGGCGACCCGACCCTCGTGGACGCCGCCGCGGCGTACCTGCGGGAGAAGTACGCCAAGCCCGGCAACGTCTACGTGGGGCTGGTGCACCGCCTGGACCGCAACACGAGCGGGGTGATGGTGCTCGCCCGCACGAGCAAGGCGGCGGGACGGCTGTCGGCCCAGTTCCGCGACGACACCGTGCGCAAGATCTACCTGGCGGTGGTCGAGGGCGGGCCGCCCGAGTCTCGCGGCGAGGCCCGCGCCTGGCTGGCCGCCAAGGGCGACCACGAGGGCATGACCCGCGCCTGCACCGCTCCTTTCGACGGAGCCAGGCCGGCCCATCTGCGGTATGATGTGCGGGAGGCGGCCGGCGGATTCGCCCTGGTCGAGGTCCGGCCGGTGACGGGCCGCCGCCACCAGATCCGGGCCCAGATGGCCCTGCTGGGCTGCCCCCTGCTGGGCGACGTGAAGTACGGCGCGCGGCTGCGCCTGCCCGACCACCGGGTCGCCCTGCACGCCCTGGCCCTGGAGATCGCCCACCCGGTGGGGGGCGCGCCGCTGCGCTTCGAGGCACCCGTACCCGCGGACTGGCCCTGGCCGGATCCCGCCAGCAAAGCGAGAGAGCGATGA